In the genome of Peptostreptococcaceae bacterium, the window CGGATTTCACGGCAAACTTCCCATCCGTTTTTCTCAGGCATCATGACATCGAGTATAATCAGATCTATATCGTCATTCATATAGAAAACTTCCAATGCTTTTTTCCCGTTTTCTGCTTGAAGAACTTCATATCCATCATTTGCTAGATAATCTTCGATTATTTTCCTTATTCTTTTTTCATCGTCAACCACCAAAATTTTGACTGCCATAATTTCCTCCGAATTATATTTATTACTTTTATTATTCTTTAAAAAAAACGTAATCCCTGCAAAACAGAGATTACGTAGTCGTGCAATTATTTTTTACAATTCTTCACAATTCATTTGCAGATTTAGTCCTGCGCCATTTCTATCCCCAAAAAACATTCCGTTTTTAGGTCCTCTTTCCATATTTAAGTTCTGACCCTTTGGCCCTCTGTTTCCATCTCTTTGTCCATTTCCAGGCATCAAATTACGAATTGCATCTGCTTGGTCTTCCGATATCATTCCTTCATCAACCATGCTTTCTATCGGCCCTTCAAAATCATTCTTGTTCTCTTCAAAGTAATCTCTTCGCTCATCGCGAGTCATTTCGGAAAGCTCTTCTCGCATTTCTTCCCTCTCTACTCTGAAATCATCCATAAAGTCTGTTACTTCAGCCATTTCCGCTTCAGTCAAGATTCCTTCATCGATTACACTCTCGATGAATTCAGTTCTTCTATCATCTCGCAGAACTTCTATTCCTGCAAGAATATCATCCGCGGTATCTTGTGTAATTACTTTTTCTTCAACTAAGTAATCCAATGGCCCTTCTCCCTCTTCGGGATGCACTCTATCTTCGGATGAAAGATTCCTTTGCTCTTCAAGGAAATTCTCTATTGCCTCCAGCTCGCCTTCTGATATCGAACCATTTTCAACAAGGTCTTCCAGAATATTTTGTCCTATTGCCAGCCTCACACCGGGTGCTTTCATGTTGCCCCTAAAAAATCCTCTTTGGTTCTCTACTCTCGCTGTGTCAGTTTCAACTGTCTCCGTTGCAAAAGCAGTTACCCCCATAGCTAGCAACATAGATGCTGCCAACACAATACTCATATTTTTTTTAGTTCTGGTTGCTTTCATATCAATTCCCCTCTCTTAAACTTAATTTTGTTTGTTCCTCTTGTCTGATTACATATTACCCGGCGAATGTGACGGTTCTGTGAAGAAATATATTTCCCGCTTTATTTTTTTTAAATTAATCATATTTTCCTAAATCCATAACAATACTCAATACGAACATAATCCGGCTGGACCAAAGGCTTCATAGCTAATCATGAAATCTACTTGCAGTAAAAAGGACAAAACTTTTTTTAGTTTTGTCCTTTGCATTTAAATCTCTCCTTGCATTACACGTTCGACAAGGCCTAAAACCTTTTCTTTAATAATATCTCGAGTTTCCTCGTAACCTTTCTTTGGTCCCCCGGAAGGATCGTCTATCCCCCAGTCCTCCGTATAATCTGCCGGTACGAACGGACATACAACATTGCAGCCCATCGTAACAAGAATATCCACTTCAGTTGGTATTGCCGATAAAAGTTTCGGGTGATGGCCATACATATCGACTCCGGCATCCTCCATTACTTGAACGGCCAACGGCTTGACCTCGGGGTACTCTTCCGTTCCGGCAGAATATGCCTCGATAACTTCGCCTCCAAGTTTTTTGGCCCATCCCTCGGCCATTTGCGAGCGGCAGGAATTATGCACGCATACAAATGCAACTTTCTTCTTTTTCATCGTTTACCTCCGCGTTATTATATTTAAACTGTTTCTACTTGGCAATGAATGAAGATTTTGTTCTGTTTGCAATTTTTACTAGTGTAAGCATGAGAGGCACCTCCACAAGAACACCTACAACTGTAGCAAGAGTGGCTCCGGACTGAAGTCCGAAAAGAGAAATAGCGACTGCCACAGCAAGCTCGAAGAAATTGCTTGCTCCTATAAGGGCTGCCGGCGCCGCTATATTATGCGGAAGCTTCCATGCCTTCGACCATCCATATGCTATGAAGAATATCAGGAACGTCTGGATAGTAAGTGGAACAGCTATCAATGCGATATGAATGGGGTTATTCAGTATAATTTCTCCTTGAAAGGAAAAAATAATAACCAAGGTCATAAGCAGTCCGACTATTGTTATATTGTCAAATTTTTTAAGGAAGACATTCTCAAAGTAATCCTTCCCGTGCTTTTTAATGATTAATTTTCTTGAGTACCATCCTCCCGCCAGTGGAATGACAACGAAAAGCACTACGGAAAGAAAAAGTGTATCGTAAGGAACCTTTATGTTTGATACCCCGATAAGCAATGCGACTATCGGTGTGAAGGCCAAAAGCAGTATAAGGTCATTTACCGCCACTTGAACCAATGTGTAAGCCGGGTCTCCCTTTACCAAATGACTCCAAACAAAAACCATCGCGGTGCAAGGCGCCGCTCCCAAAAGGACCGCTCCTGCCAAATACTGTGTAGCAAGTTCAGGCCTTATCCACGAGGCGAATACGGTTTTAAAAAAGAATGCGGCAATCAAATACATGGTAAAAGGCTTGATCAGCCAATTGACGACCGTAGTAACCGTTAACCCCTTTGGCTTTTTTGTGGCTTCTACGATGCTGTGAAAGTCAATCTTGAGCATCATCGGATATATCATCAGCCATATCAGAATGGCAACCGGAATTGAAACCTTAGCATATTCGAATCTGCTAAGTGTCTCGGGTACCACCGGCATCCAATGTCCAATGGCAACACCTGCCATAATGCAAAGAATGACCCAAACTGTGAGGTATCGCCCGAAGACGCCCATTTCTTCGGAAATTTGTTTTTTGTCAAAGGCTTTTGATTTTTTTATTTCTTTATTCTCCATCTTCTGCCTCCCGTGAGCCGAGCCTAAAGCTCAGTCGTTTTTATGTTTTTCAAAACAAATTCCTTGTCTTTTCGTATGTTTTGACACGTGAATCCATGTTTTAGATAATTTTCATAACGTTTGCTATCTTCAATGCATATTGAAATCTTCAGAAAAACCTTTTCCATGTGGTCACAGAGTTCGGGGTTTTCTTTCTTGAATTCCTTATCAAGTCTATAATGAACCCATTGCGCATCCTTATCGGCTACAATGATTCCCATATTCCTAAGCTTTGCAAGATGCCTTGATATATTTGATTGGTTCAGCTCCAGTATTGTCTCCAGCTCGCACACGCACATCAAGTTGCGATTCAACAGATTTAGAATCCTCAATCTGTTTTCATCAGCAAGAGCCTTCATTATTTCCACCTGCCTCATGGCTTCCCCCTTTCTTATATGATTACTTACTCATATACTAACATGTGGAAAATCTTTGTCAATAAAATCAATAGAAAGTTAACATAGCAAAAAAGGGGCGGAAATGCCTTCGCATTTTCACCCCTTTTTTTATTATTTTTTTAAATCAAACGTAAGCGTCATTAAAA includes:
- a CDS encoding winged helix-turn-helix transcriptional regulator — encoded protein: MRQVEIMKALADENRLRILNLLNRNLMCVCELETILELNQSNISRHLAKLRNMGIIVADKDAQWVHYRLDKEFKKENPELCDHMEKVFLKISICIEDSKRYENYLKHGFTCQNIRKDKEFVLKNIKTTEL
- the arsB gene encoding ACR3 family arsenite efflux transporter, with amino-acid sequence MENKEIKKSKAFDKKQISEEMGVFGRYLTVWVILCIMAGVAIGHWMPVVPETLSRFEYAKVSIPVAILIWLMIYPMMLKIDFHSIVEATKKPKGLTVTTVVNWLIKPFTMYLIAAFFFKTVFASWIRPELATQYLAGAVLLGAAPCTAMVFVWSHLVKGDPAYTLVQVAVNDLILLLAFTPIVALLIGVSNIKVPYDTLFLSVVLFVVIPLAGGWYSRKLIIKKHGKDYFENVFLKKFDNITIVGLLMTLVIIFSFQGEIILNNPIHIALIAVPLTIQTFLIFFIAYGWSKAWKLPHNIAAPAALIGASNFFELAVAVAISLFGLQSGATLATVVGVLVEVPLMLTLVKIANRTKSSFIAK
- a CDS encoding arsenate reductase ArsC, encoding MKKKKVAFVCVHNSCRSQMAEGWAKKLGGEVIEAYSAGTEEYPEVKPLAVQVMEDAGVDMYGHHPKLLSAIPTEVDILVTMGCNVVCPFVPADYTEDWGIDDPSGGPKKGYEETRDIIKEKVLGLVERVMQGEI